From the genome of Ananas comosus cultivar F153 linkage group 16, ASM154086v1, whole genome shotgun sequence, one region includes:
- the LOC109722581 gene encoding probable myosin-binding protein 6 codes for MILIITLLNSPIPVPLSFADLDEGEIDDLAIEELKRAIEEERAARAALSRELEKERSAAASAADEAMAMMLRLQEEKAAAEIEARQYRRVVEEKSAYDAEEMQTLKEIIVRREREKLVLETQLEDCQQQMFLMINNNNDTGGGDINLDPIDQDHGATDKEKEKEKEVAAIDGRVYDVHVVDDDQNAEHLKPCRTGSGPSEAATAEQSYDISSSVSVGDAERLVLDREVAQLRRRLEAIQQGRERLRFPLDRTEKETLRLQILKEISYQLDEIKKSTE; via the exons atgatattaaTAATAACACTTCTTAATTCTCCCATTCCCGTCCCCCTTTCATTTGCAGATCTCG ATGAAGGAGAAATAGATGATTTGGCGATTGAGGAATTGAAGCGGGCGATCGAAGAAGAGAGGGCGGCGCGCGCGGCGCTGAGCCGCGAGCTGGAGAAGGAGCGCAGCGCGGCCGCCAGCGCGGCGGACGAGGCGATGGCGATGATGCTGCGCCTCCAGGAGGAGAAGGCGGCCGCGGAGATCGAGGCCAGGCAGTACCGGCGGGTGGTCGAGGAGAAGTCCGCGTACGACGCGGAGGAGATGCAGACGCTGAAGGAGATCATCGTGCGCCGGGAGAGGGAGAAGCTCGTCCTCGAGACGCAGCTCGAAGACTGTCAGCAGCAGATGTTTCTGATGATCAATAACAACAATGACACCGGCGGCGGTGATATAAACTTGGATCCGATCGATCAAGACCACGGTGCGACAGataaggagaaggagaaggagaaggaggttGCTGCAATTGACGGGCGCGTTTACGACGTGCATGTCGTCGATGATGATCAGAATGCCGAACATCTGAAACCATGTCGTACAGGATCCGGACCGTCTGAAGCGGCGACGGCCGAACAATCATATGATATTTCGAGCTCCGTATCGGTCGGCGATGCGGAGAGATTGGTGCTCGACAGAGAAGTCGCGCAATTGAGGAGAAGGCTAGAGGCCATACAACAGGGAAGAGAGAGGCTGCGCTTCCCGTTAGACCGAACGGAGAAGGAGACACTTCGCCTGCAGATCTTGAAGGAAATTTCGTACCAACTCGACGAAATCAAGAAGTCGACAGAGTGA